A stretch of DNA from Besnoitia besnoiti strain Bb-Ger1 chromosome II, whole genome shotgun sequence:
ACGCTGCGATATACATGCCCAAAACTGCCAAGTTCGGTGCGGGCCCTTGTGCGGAGAGACCTCCTTCGCGACTTGGCGACGGGCGATTTGTTCTGCCTTCCCTCGGTCGTTTTTCCACTTGCCTTTGTGCTGCATCTGTCTTCTCCACGCACAGGCATCGCCGCGATGTCGTTGCTGATAGGTTGAGGTCCCTAGGATGCCCATGGAAATGGACATGGACGCGACGGACGATGAAACTGGCGGGCTAAGCGGCTTCAGTCATGCTGCGGGATAGCGTCGCACTGTGGCTTATGCGTGCAGAAAATTATGAAAGTGTTCGCCATTGACCCGTATTGCTCCAACTACCCTCCGTCAGTCTTCGACCCGGGAAGCGTGACACCTTGGGAGTGCGACGGCGGTGTCTCCTTCGCAGTCCATCTTAGTGAGTCTCTTGCAATTTTCCGCAGTTGAATGCCTCACGAGTTGCCAAGTTCAGGCACACGTAAGTCGTTCACGTCTGTTCAGACTCGCTTGAGGCTCCGGACTTCGCCTGGGCCGTCTCCGGGGAGGGCGACATGCGCGAGCACaccggcggggggggggggggggggggggtacGGGCACCCTGCGTTGACTGCAAACGGGGAAGAAGCGTTCTTCATTGTCGATTTGACGTGCTTTAGAGGGTCGCGCCCTATAGCGGgtcgcgtcgtctcgcggcgagagggaggggcgTGAAGGGGGTCCGACCCCGCGCTCGAATGCCTCTTCTTGACTTTGGGTTATAGCTCTGAATGTGCTTCTGGACTTGCATTCCGAGCCGGTTTCTTCATCGTTTCTGAATATGTCTGGAGCTTgatcgcgccgcgcgtcccgGTGTCTCCTGTTCGTGCTTCAGTGAGACGATTCGAGAGTCGCCGCCAactcgcgcgacgcacagAATCCCACAGTGGTCGCGAGCTGGAGCGAACTACACCGCCGCTTTCCAGCAGTGCGGTGCCCTCCGttccgctcgcctcttccACGTCGGCCTCTACAGCAAGCGGTGCTCtcgtcgcttcttcgtcagcttcttcgtcttcaggTGAGGCTGGAATCTACGCcgacgcctccacagccGGCGGGTTGGACGAACGGATATGGCGGGGATCACCCACTGTGAGTGCACGCGAAACAGGCAGCACCGCGTGGGGTTGCACTTCGTAGAACCGGCGCGCAGAACTTTCCACACGTTCCGTTGAAGTCCTTGGTGCCTACTTTAGTAGGCGTGCCAACACCATCGCGCTGGCGGTCGTGTGCAGGAAACTCGGCTCCGAGGTTGGTCGTTCTCAGCGACGGACTGCCGCCCCTTCTCCCTCGGGTCTGCCTCCTCATAAGGAAATCGCACGATTTGGTGCGGGCGGGCATACAGCATCGCAGGTATCAGCTGGGCACCAGAGTGTAGAGAACATATATCTGCGGTTGTGGAGAGGAAGACTGTGGTGGCGGGTTAGTTCGACTTTGCTTTGGTGTGATGTAACTTTTTTTTTGCAGAGTTCCTACACGGCACGGCCAATGGCAGCATCCGTCAGAGTCAAACGCGGTCGCGGTTTGAGCGCATCAGCCCTCCCGCCTCGCAGCTTGCAGAGCAGACGAGCACCCAGCTggccagcgccgctgcggcctcagcgAGCATGGCGGCTGCGTCCCAGCTTTCAGCCGTCATTCAGCAAGCAGGTGAGAAGGCGACTTGAGACACACAGTGCCGTAtgccgcctgctgcgacgACATACCTAATGACGCGACGTCCGAGGAAGTTACGACGGGCGTAGGTGGCATCGGCGATGGATTTCGCTGCACTCAGCTCATACGATACGCGACCCGATGGGGCTTCCGCGGCTGAAGTGGTGTAACGGCGCACAGCTTTCTCAATATCTCGTTTTGGTGCTTCCATCGAGCGTGTTTTTTGCCGTGCGCGTACTGCGTTTCAGCGCTgaaagccgcggcggctcaaGCGGGCGCCGTGGCGTCTGCGGTTCAGCAGcaactgcagcagcggctcctCGCCGGCCAGTCAGGGTTCTCTCAGCAGAAGTCATCACTTCTTGAGGcttcggcggcagctgctgcagcttccgcggcgtcgcggagccATGCGAGGGTTCAGCAGGACGGGGCTGGAGGCGTGGGCGTGAACAGCTTCAATCACCGCCCGATGCTGCGCgtgccctcgccgtctgggGCGGGAAGCCATCCCACGGCGGAGCTCAGTCGAGCCGTGCGTGGGGGAAATGACGCCGACTCCACTTCCAAGAAAcgagcgcgcgacggcgcggggaCGCCGGCAGGTGGCAGCCATCAGACTGACAGCTCTCAGCGGGGACGCAGCGGGGAGTCGGGCACGAAACTCTCGACTGCGACGACCAGGtggggcgacgcgccggatGACTGGGGGAAACGGGGAGGCTCTTCCTCATCGGCACTGCGGAAATAGTTTCCAGCAGTTCACCGCGGTGTTGGAATGGTCTTCTTTCTATCTAGAGAGGGCTTAGTGTCCTGACAATGCTACTGCGGGGTCGCCCCCGTACGTAGCAAGCCGAAGGAAGGGTGCGCTGCTCTCGGGCATTGAACGAAACTCCGGGCACGCGACACAGAGGCTCACGAAGAATatggcggcggcagactcGACACAGCCTGCTTCCATGAGGATACACGACGGGGTGGTTGCACGGCAGCATGCCACGCAAAATTTTTCTGGTCAAGTGCGGTGGGACGGTTAGCTAGTGCTAGCCCTCGAGTGGTGTATCTACGTGTGAGCCGCGTGAGTGCCGGGCGCCCAGCAGTACTCCGGCGGGTCCGCACTCTTAAAACAATGCCCCGGTTGTGCTCGTTCCCTCGCTGCTACCTATGATTCCGGCTGCGCTGCTGAAAACATCCTCTGGCTATCTTGGGCGGGGGGGGGTCACGAATCGGAGCCTGCCACGCGTGATACCCTTTCAGCAGATGGTGGGGTTGCGACACCTGCGGAATCATCACCTGGTTCTCTGAACTTGATGTGACTGTTGGGGCTGTAGCCTGCTGTGCCTCTACTGGCGCTGCTTTGtagcagccgccgcgaaaACGACGTGAAGTCAGCAACGGCAGTTTCTCTCCCGTAGGGCAGGGGCTTGCTCCCCTGCGCACGTTGTGGGGGGGCGTTCTGCCCGCGTTCAAATCGTGGAAGGCAGCGCATCCGCTCTGTGCCGAGGCAGCTTCCTAGGGAAACAGCATGCGGCGCCAGGCACTCGCCAACGTGTGTGCGACAGCAGCCTTGATGCAagagaggacggcggagCAGATATCCATTCGAAAGCCCTCGTACAAACTCGCTGGCGCTTGACAGGAAAGGACGCAGCGTCAAATGCTAGGGTATCAGTGTTAGCAAATAGCTGTTAGATCTGAACGAGGCCATATCTCCGTACACGCGTATAAGCACTAGCTCCTCTTGCAGTGCGGAGACAATGCTGCTGATAGAGGCAGGCGCTTCGTTGTTTAGGCTGTGTATTGGGGTCAACTCTCAAACAGCGACAAGCGAGTTGGGGTTATTCCGTTTTTCAGCTGACCATGCAGCGTGACCCACATATCTGCAAAATGGAGACTTCGGAAATCCTTGATCCACAGGACCAGCGACAGAGAATCTTGCACAGGAAGACAGAAGCCAAGGATGTGCATCTGTGGACTATGTAGTAGTCACGCCTACAGCTGGCTACCCGTagggcgcgcggcttcaTGTGGAAGCTGAGGAGACGGCCTCGCAGGGGTGGTAATTTCTAGATACGCCGGCCGACATTCTTTAGGACACATGCCGCTGCCATCACAGGCCATGCCCCGAAGAGGACTACCGTCGTTCCGCAGTTAGAGCTGCCCCTTTGCGGGGTGTTGGTGAACGCGTATCTGAATCCTCGGTGCGGTACTTGCTGGGAGTCGCAGCTGCCAGAAAGACGATGTCGGACGGCCCGCGGAACACGCGCACCAGTAGCGGGGTCCCAGTGACGCTGTCGAACAAAACAAGTGACTTGAAGATGACCCGTACGCCCTCCGACGACGAAGGGACGTGAGTTAAACGCACACTGCATATTTCTGATGGTGGCTGCTCATCGCTTTGGCGGGTGGGACGCTCGCGTGAGTGTTTCCCTTCCCCGTAGTGTAATAATCCAGTTCTCTGAATGCAGAAACGCTTTTTGTTATGCGTAGAAGGCGTCCGTTGGCACCACGTTCCGGTTCAGACGGCCGTTCAAGGCGGAGACATACGGAGCTGCGAAACGCTCGGTAACGTAACAGGGGGGGCGCATCGTCCTGAAATCTACACTTCCTATTACGATGGGAGGCATGGCAGAGGGAGTAGTACGGAGACCTGTGATTTCTAGTTTAGAGGGGCTGAGGTGAGCTGGACTACCTTTGAGGAACACCATCCGGAGCAAGGTGAActcggagaagaagacagatATGAAGATAGAGCTTCGTGAATCGTTACACAGTTATATGGGACTAGAAGGATGTCCAGTGCGTCGGGCAACGAACTCTGCACATGTGGAGGAAGTTACGTTCTACTTCGGCCTGCAATATGTGAGCTCCTTCACCGCAATTGCTTTTTCGGCGCACGTACCTAACGCAGTAAGCCTAGAGCTGCAGTCAGACGAgctggcgtcgcgctcgtcgtcCATTCACTAATAAACAAGTCACTGACGTAGGAAATTGTGACATCGCGGAGATCGTAAACCTTCCACTGACCAGCCGCCACCCCTTACGCGCACAAAGGCTGGGTGATATAGTCGGGGCAGTATCCTTAGACAGAGGCTTTTCATGAAGCTTGCTCGAATAAAGGTGCGAACTGGGTGTGCCAGACACCAGAAACCGTATCTTTCTGCTGAACCGAGCAGCGTCGCGACCTTCTAACAGTGACGAACAGATGCTTCGCGAATACGATTGTGAGCAGGCGACACCACCTGACGGGCTTACGCCTATGCAGCAAAAACACGCGAGTCTTCCTTTCAAAGTGATCGCTGCTCAGTATTCCGCACGGCTCAGCGGCTGGCAGGTCAACAGCTTCTTGGCCACTCAACTAGGGCGCCCCTGCCGACGACGCCCGTCACATGCAAACCGTTTACAAGCTCTAGCATGCAATTGTCGATGCAAGCCCTGAAGCGAAGTTTTTCTCTTCCCCTCTCCCCGAGTTCCAAGCGCGGGACCTGACAGCTAGCTGTTGCAAAAACGCTCTAAAACTCCAGTCATTTCTTTCTCCCTGAATGCAAACCCTTTTAATCCGTGTGCGAGCTAGCAAGAGTGCGACGACCCATCCGAATGACTCGATCGCAGGCGGGTACTGCAAGATATTCAGAACATGCGGTGTAAAGCCGACTTTCGCCGTCGAGTTGGGGCGCGCCACTCCGTGACACCAGGAAATCCCTAAACGAAGCCCTTACCGGCTTTGTCTTCGCGTACCTCCTCCTCAGAAGAGAGACTGGCTCATGCGCTGGCACTCCGGATTTTCGACTCGGACTTCCATCCAACGCACGTGTTCATCTCTATATATCCAGACcagcccgccgtcgcctcgctgggcGAGTCAAGCGAAGATCCGCTCTTGGTTTTGCCGTGGGTCGCCTCAATGACTGCAACTTCCTCAAGCACTTTGGTTAGGCTGTACTGCATCCTAGTCTCCGCATGGCGCGAGGACCCGGATGACGACTACAATTTCGCGTTCTCTCCATACTCAATCAGCGCGCTCCTCTCTATTCTCTATTTTGGCGCCAGGGGAACGACGCAGGACCAGCTCAAGGACGTGTACTTTCAAGGTCGTTCGCCTGACGACGCGGCAAAATGCCTGCGAGACGCTATCCCTGCAGCCGATCGAAAAGTAAGGAATGCTGACACCGTACAGCAGGCGCCTTTCCGCCAGTGGGCACCACACGGGGGGCTGTCTCGTCCCCACGTGGATGCATCCGTACTCAATTACGTGCTTGGCATTTTTCGCTAGGAGGCGGTTTTACCGAGCTCCGGCCCTCCACTGGGTGTTGCATACAAcaccggggggggggggggggggggacgcggTAGCCTTGCTGGCAACACATTGAGGATGGGTGCTCGTCCTCAAAGTACTGCAGACAAAACCAGCTGAAGGTTCTTGGCGCTGTGAGCAGATGCATTTCTCGAGTATCCTTGCATGGAAACAACACACACGCCGCAGTGTGCTAGGATGTCGCGGGATCTTCCAGTTTCTGATGCCTAGTAGCATGCCCTACACtagccgcgcggctgctgcgcgccttcactGCTTCGCGGCACGGCTGCCCGGTGCCTCTCAGATTGCGTCTGTTCTCCTGAGTAGCGGTTTTCCACTCCCTGCTGGCAGCGTGCGTTGCTGTCGGCTTTCAAATCACTTTTCGGCAGGAGGAGGTTAGAGACAAGTCGGATGTGTCTTCCGTCATCGTCGAGAGCGCGCATCGCCTCTACGCGTCGAAGGAGCTGATCGAACACTCCGTGTCGGCGTTTGACGGGTTTCGAGGAACTGTTGAAGAGAATTTgaacgccgaggcgcttTCAGCCGACTTCCAGACGAAGTGCGAGGATGAGCGACGGAAAATAAACGAATGGGTAGCAGCTGTAACGGGCGGAAAGATAACTGATATCCTTCCGCCGGCATCCGTCACCTCTGAAACggcccttctcctcgtcggcgcacTCTACTTCAAAGGCGAGTGGTTGAAACCGTTCTCGCCGTGCGAGGGACATGGGCCGTCGAAGTTTTACAGACAGGACCCCTCCGGGGCCACTGTTTTCCAAGAGGGAATCAGATTCATGGAGTAAGCctgccgcgcttcgcgcgcgttgGAAAAGTCGCCTCGCTTGCCGTCCTTTTACGTTCCGCAGGCGGCAAGAGCATtcttcgcgccttccgcgatCCCTTCCTTGCTGTCTAGTCTTATGCGATAGGAGTGCCCGAGCtcgggagggggcggggccGGAAGGCGCCGCTGTGTTCGTCGCGGCTAGAGCTGCGAATGGTAGCCGATAGTGAAGATATTCCCTGAGACAGACTGCGGAGGAGGTAGACAATGGCAGCCGCCTCCTGCGATACGGCTGACTgagcaggcggcggacgcgtctCCATCTGCGGCCGACAGAGGGGATGCAAGGCGCACAGCTATCTTCCCACAGCGTAACCCTCCACTTGCATAGGAAGTCGTACACGAAATTGACTCCAGCTGCTTTACCGCGGCAGGATTTGGTGGCTCTAGGAATTGCGCGGATACGCCCTGATGTGCTGATTTCTGCACAGAGCGACGCAGGTCTGCAATAACGTTTTCTGCTACCGGTTCAAGCACACAACCCGCCCGGGTTTCGGAGCTACTGTGTTGGAGGTGCCATATATCGATCACCGATGTTCCATGGTTTTCTTCATGCCTGACGCTCCCGCCGACTTGGTAAAGCTTGAGGAAATATGGCATGATAATCCAGACCTTCTCAGTGATTTGCTGCAGGAGATGGATGAGACTTCGAGCACTGAGCTTCGAGACGTAGAACTTAAAGTCAGACTTCCCTACTTTAAACTAGGCGGCGAAACGATGAGCCTGCTACCGATACTCAAAACGCTGGGGCTGAAAGACTTCTGTAGCTCGAACGCGGATTTGTCCGGTATAAACGGGAGTAGAAACATGTCTGTAAGCGGCGTGTTTCATCAGTGCATCGTTGAGATCGACGAAACTGGAacggaggcggccgctggcgcagcggctAGCATCGCCTGCACGTCCATCCCCGTCATTCGAGAAAGGAAGACAATCAACGTTGACCGTTCATTCTTGTTCCAGATTCGACGGCTTCGGCAAATGAGGGACGGGAGGGCAGCGAGGTCCGCAGTTTCTCGTAGAGATGATGACGTATTTTTTGTGGGCAGAGTTGTTGATATGATCGCGCTGCAAGGCGAGAACGAGTGATTCAGATTTCACGCGCCCTCACTGCTGTTTCGATGAGTGCATTTTGGGAACTGTGGAGTTATGCCAAGGCAGAAGTATCTTGTCAAAAACGTGAAATTTTGGATTAATGCTGTATTAAATACCATTAGCTCGAATTAGACTCGACACTGtaagctgcggctgcgccacgCCTGGGAAGCTACCTCAACGTGCATTGCTTTAGTAATTCGTTAGTGACTCTGTACAAGCTCCTGACAGTAGTCTGGCGATTTCTGCCGCATTACCTTTGCGCACGGGTCAACCTCATAAAGATGCCCCTACGAGTAACACGCCAGCGCCACCTCTGTCGTCTTGCCGAAGCAGTGCTAACCAAAATTTACCGACCCAGCGCAGCATTCGTGCTAGAGGCGAAACATCGGTGCTACACTAGAAAGGAGCCCCGGACTACGAAACGAAGCTGACGGCACCGACATCTATCCGGGTGGCGCGAGGCAAGATCCTCGTTATGGTACTTCAATACCCTACTTCAATCGCTACAACGAACTCTTCTGCGAGTGGGCAGTTCCAGCAGGCGCTTTGCGAATAGGTAGCACGTCAGTGGTCATGGCCTGGCGCACCTCCGTCGGGGCAACTACGACGCGGGTTTGACTTGAGAGGGCAAAGAGAAATGGCCAAGATGGCCTTGAGCAAGCTTACTTTTTCAGAAAGAATCGGCGGCTCTGCGGGCAAGTGTGCCAAACAAGACCGTTGTTGCCAGCTGACGACAGGAAATGGGTatgagggggggggggggggggggggggggggggcacaAAGGAGGTGCCTCCCTCACGAGGTAGCGCCGCGGTGATGCAGGGGTTTAGACTTGCCTTCGCGAATGAATTCCCCTCTGTAGTAGCAAATCCGTTAGGGACGGCACATCCCCACGAGGTTCCCTTGCTGCGAGAAAGGATTTGTTGTGCAGGCTTGTCAGGAACCGAGTGGATGACGCACCTTCACACATTTCTGTACTTTATGTTGTGGCGGAAAAGCCTGCACAGGCATGATCTACCGGCGCGGCCCGCTGTTTCCGGCGCGTGTAGCCcaggggcgcgcgcgtgtctgccgcagaagacacGGCGAAAGGCTGCGCATTCCCCGTGTAAGAGTCGAGCACCAGCCGCGGGGGCTTCCGTGGGCGCTGTCTAGCACCTTCCACGGAAAGCGTCAGCCTGCTTGACCGGCACGTCGCAAAAATTTCCGTTGGCGGCATGTGCTTCTTTCTGGTTCTATACTGTTTTCTACCAGAGGCGCCAAGTCTCGGTGGCAGTGCCGGGAGTGATTAAATGGAGCCCGGATAGCCGGGCTAAGAGCCGCAacaggacgacggcgaggcgcgacgcgaaaCCTGGAGAACCTCGAACCGCCACGAGGCATGCTTCTTTTTTAGACAGAAACTGTACATCAGTGACGCGAAGTTTCTTTCACAATGAGTCGGGCTCAAGCGGCCCTGGCCACCACAATGTGGCTTTTTTCCCTTTTACTGGTCATCCCTCTTCTTTCTACAGCGGCAGGTACCCCCGATGGTAAGTCAGCGGGAATAAGGAGTCATCAGTTGCCCACAGCATGAGTTTGAGCCAGCCGAATTACGAATAAGCTTATATCCtggcttttctctctcagcCTGTGTGAGTCCATCCCCTCTTCACTGGCAGATATCAGAGTCGTATTTGAAACCGACCCCCCAAGTCTTGCCGCGGTTCGCTGACGCCATCGTTCTGACGTGCCTTCATGTAGGGTCTGGAGTGCAGTTGTGCAGAGCAGCAGGCCTTCCGGTTCTCTACTATTCTTAATTCCTCAATGCAGACATGGGGTTTTGCACAGTGAATGCCTCGCGATTGACCCGCGGTGCACACACTGTGTTCGCCAGCTGTCGTTGCTCCGCGCTGGACGGTCATATGTTGGCGCCGCCTGTGCAAAGCGAACTCCAGGCACACGGGAAGTCGCTTGTTTTAGCTCAGAGCTGCTGGTTCAGGGAACATGATCAGGCTTTGTAAGTTTGATACTCCGGAGGGGCTCCACAGCGGGCCTTGTATGCTCCCACGCTGTTTCTGCGTCAAGGACACGCCGATCTCACCCGCATCACGGGGGACTCCAGCAACACCCATGCGCCAACCTCTCCTCCACCCCCGCCTAACCCCTCGGTTACTGCAGATGCGGACCAGATAACAATTGAGGTATGCGCTCAGTAAGCGCTCGGCTCATCCGCTCTGCCGAGCGTAGCGTGCTTTCTACAACATTGAGACTGCCTAGAGTGGCCTGCCGTCACGTTAGGCTGCAGTCTTGCTGGTGATGCAGTCGTAGTTCGTTGTATAACGCTTGGTAGATGCACAGGAGGACCCGGGAAACTGGTGATGAAGGACACAACGAGCAGAGCAACCCAACCTCATACTCGACTGCAGGCAAGCCGAAAGAATTCGTTCCAGACAATACTTCAAGAGGAATTGATCAACTGTCCATTTCTACTGGCGAggagcggcgagggcgagagtcAGACAAACGCCCGACTGATGACATTAAGTTTACGGTGGTACACCGCATATGAGCATCGCAGAACTGAGGACACCGCTTTGTCGATGCTCTCCGTGTATGCTCACCTCAGGAGGAACCGCAAGCCATCGCGACCGCAGGCAAAGATGTGTATCAATTTTTCCGCGAAGGAAGCGCAGACTGTAAGTGGATCCTCTTTTATGGGGGGAAGCCCCTAGCCGTGTGCTAGCAAAGCTTTGACAGCACTCAGAATATCTTCCTTGCTGAGCGCTCGGCCTTCAGATGCTTCAGGATTGCTGACCTCACTGATCATGTCGAACTGTACTCCACTGATATAGAGCAACGCCCGTAATCCTCGCCGTGTCTTGTTCTGTTTCTCACTCCTTTATCAGACGCTGTAACATGTGTGACACTTCGtgacgaagaaaaacgaTTCAAAGTCGCCCAGAACTTCTGCAGGGGCTTTGACAAGAACCAGGCACTCCAGCGCCTTTGCTCCCGTGTCTCGGCTGAGCTCCTGCGTACCGTGAGTTCTGCATCGGAAGGTCTTGGCCCTCAGCCGTTTCCAGGTAACTAACCGTTTGCGGCTTCTTTCCACGATGGTGCAGTTTCCTGCTTTTGAGGCGAGAGGACCCCTTTGTAGTTTTTATGTACGTGCTGCAGGGCGGGGCgggtgggggggggcggggggcgaggtcgccgctcgcgaccGCC
This window harbors:
- a CDS encoding HCNGP family protein (encoded by transcript BESB_038910), giving the protein MSLVDYGFYSDEEEDEAGDVKELAGATEAGASPGILAEGEDAIGTMGTRPREALSSVVAVSGELSEGPGAPGDLPGDESGKKHLEEPGSEPGGSESGEREQGGRTRRPEADVTPSEGRELLDPDGSAEGGDQPSSSHDQGHRRTTAGARQAHQRQIYANGRPPTEGHVSLMPQVPAGEVPQELLRTVERLQQLKRRGITVNGNIAASLDFKNPYLLEKIMKVFAIDPYCSNYPPSVFDPGSVTPWECDGGVSFAVHLMRRFESRRQLARRTESHSGRELERTTPPLSSSAVPSVPLASSTSASTASGALVASSSASSSSEFLHGTANGSIRQSQTRSRFERISPPASQLAEQTSTQLASAAAASASMAAASQLSAVIQQAALKAAAAQAGAVASAVQQQLQQRLLAGQSGFSQQKSSLLEASAAAAAASAASRSHARVQQDGAGGVGVNSFNHRPMLRVPSPSGAGSHPTAELSRAVRGGNDADSTSKKRARDGAGTPAGGSHQTDSSQRGRSGESGTKLSTATTRWGDAPDDWGKRGGSSSSALRK
- a CDS encoding protease inhibitor PI1 (encoded by transcript BESB_038920) → MTATSSSTLVRLYCILVSAWREDPDDDYNFAFSPYSISALLSILYFGARGTTQDQLKDVYFQGRSPDDAAKCLRDAIPAADRKEEVRDKSDVSSVIVESAHRLYASKELIEHSVSAFDGFRGTVEENLNAEALSADFQTKCEDERRKINEWVAAVTGGKITDILPPASVTSETALLLVGALYFKGEWLKPFSPCEGHGPSKFYRQDPSGATVFQEGIRFMEATQVCNNVFCYRFKHTTRPGFGATVLEVPYIDHRCSMVFFMPDAPADLVKLEEIWHDNPDLLSDLLQEMDETSSTELRDVELKVRLPYFKLGGETMSLLPILKTLGLKDFCSSNADLSGINGSRNMSVSGVFHQCIVEIDETGTEAAAGAAASIACTSIPVIRERKTINVDRSFLFQIRRLRQMRDGRAARSAVSRRDDDVFFVGRVVDMIALQGENE